TACAGTTCATCTATGATGATTCAACATTTTAAATGCAGgaaaagaaatataataaactaataaatcattttaattatagactGACGTTAAAGGTTTGTAGCAAAAACACTTTCCAAAAAATGGGTTTTaacttttgaaataattatCAGATAGAGGGAACTTAAAATACGAAGGTTTTTCTCTATACAATGGAGAAGACAAATGAATCATATATTAAGCACTGtggtataaaaaatatattttatcccTCCCTTATATCAAATCTCTAACTTTAAAGCCTTTCTTCAGAAGAATCATAGACAACCTTCAAACTCCTTCAAGAAGGGTGAAGCAATCAACAAAAGTGAATACCGGTTATGTTCTAAAGCTTTCATCTACGAATCAGGCTGATAGCTTTGCTTTGGGTTCTACACGAGGAGTAGTATCGTCTCCATTTGATTGTGGCAACGCTGCAGTCTCATCTCCTGCCTTGCTATTGATCCGCAAGCCATCAATGCCTTTGAGTGCAGATTCATAGTTTGCATTGTCACTCCCGCCACTGAACGGTTCACGACTACTTGAGTCCACAACTCTTCTTGATGATGATCCTTCTGATCGACCTAAGAACGATCCAGGCACCTGATAAACCATTTGGATCACAAGATTAAATCATCCTGATTCGAAAAATGCAccagagaagaaaaagaagcatAGCCAAAACTTACCAGCTTGTCCTTTGCAGTTGCAGATTCGTTTACGTTCTTGGTCTTCTGCTTCAGGTTAAGATCAAGATTCGTTCTCTGATTTGGGAAGTCTACGGAATACAAACACGCCTTGAGTCTATATACATAACTATCTTGCCTGCATTTGTTTAGGAGAAGGATACATACCTGGACGTTTCTCAGCATTGCTGGCTGCAGGGTTGAATCCAGAGCTAGTCCCAACACCACCATCCTGACAAAAGAAGCATCAAATAATCTGTCACTATTCATCTGCGTATCATGAACGGGATCAAACATCAAGACTAACAAAACTGTACATTGGCACGAGGTGAAGGGTTTCCAGGTTGTTGTGATTGTTGATACTTGAGAACCGTCCagtcaaacacaaaatcaaACTGGAAACCTGGGGACGAACAAGAAAGAAACCCAAAATAGTTTGTGTCAGCAGAAGATTATTCATGAGTTTAATAGCCTGAGAGGAAATGAATGACCTTCACGGATGAAAAGGTTGCGGAAGAGTCTCTTCAGATAAGCATAGTCAGGCTTATCATCAAACCTAAGTGAGCGGCAGTAATGAAAGTAGGATGCGAACTCTGTTGGATGACCTCTGCATAGCGTCTGAAATACATAGACGCAAAGTTACATTTCTATCTATAACCAATCTTCTCTGACTCATCATTATTCCTTGGTATATGGACACATATAACTTTCTGAGTGAAGAACTTACTTCGATGGAAGTAGAAACCTTCTTTTCACTAATCTTGTCGTATTTCTGTTTCTTGTTCCCAGCTTTCAGTCCCTGCCATGGGAGACTAGAAGAAAAATAGGATAAGAGATGGACAAGAAACAAGATAtaaaaaacaaagactatagTATAATACGCAGCGACTCTCTCACCTTCCCATGAGGAAGTACATGAGAATATAACCAAGTGATTCTACATCATCCCTCCGACTTTGCTCTACCAAGTATAGACGGACAGAAGATTAGGATTAAGACAAATTATCCCGTGAAAGGGAGAACAAGATTTGCGATAATCAGGAGGGTTCATAGATGAAGTATACCGATCCCTATGTGAGTGTTCAAGCTGGCATATCTCGGAGTCCCAATTAGACTTTTATTCTCCCTGAATGATAATTACAAACTCAAGTCTCAGGAAAATACTGAAACTCTTAAAATCCAATTTGCTGCATCTCTCTGATAATGAAAATCTTTTTACCTGTAAGGGATATGACGATGAGTAGAGCTGTCTCTAAATTTCTTAGCCAAGCCAAAGTCTATGATGTAGACCTATAATAGAAAGAGAACAAACAAATGTGACATTCCAAAAATCAAAGTTTCGCCAAAGAGttaatgaagaagaaagagaaccTGATTTGAGCGCCTTCCTAAACCCATGAGAAAATTATCAGGCTTTATATCACGGTGAAGATAGGATTTAGAATGGATGAACTCGAGACGGTTTATCTAAAACAAGTTGGTGAAACTCAGCAGTGATAGTTGCACAATAAGCAAGCAATCAATCGTAAAAGCAAGAGTACCATCTGATCAGCGAGCATGAGAACAGTCTTCAAAGTAAACTTGCGGTTGCAATAGCCAAAGAGATCCTCGAGGCTAGGACCAAGCAAATCCATGACTAAGACATTGTAGTCACCCTCAGCACCAAACCACTTAATGTTTGGAATCCCAGCTGATGCATTATtcatgatttcattaaaaaagaaatgaacaaaaaCTCTACAAGGAGGAAtcggaaaagaaagaaagagagagaaaaggggTTTACATACTTCCACCCTGAACAACCCTATATATCCTCGACTCATATGACAGTTGCGGATGCGCAGTCTTCACACTTTCCTgcaacaattaaaaataatcaacttTGAACAAAAAGTAAAGTTGGAGTCTTTGAACTTGGACAAGAGTATGAAAACACTCACAAGCTTAATAGCGACCTCTTCGTTGGTCTGAACATCAGTTCCTGCAATCACAATAAGAAGTCATCAAAAAACTGAAAGTGGATAGAAGAGTGGAGAGAAGCGACGAACCGAGGTAAATCTCTCCGAAGGAGCCGCTACCGATTTTGCGGCCAAGTCGGAACTTGTTCCCAAAACGAGGCTCCATGGTCAAAAATCAACTCTGGAAAAAACCTATCCTAATGTTATGTTCCGAGAGGGTTCTCACGTACGGCGAATCGAGTAGTTGATGGACTAATTGGAAGTGAGAGAGTTGGTGAGAGAGAGATTCGAATGGGGGTGTTTTGGTTAAGCAAGCAACGGAGTTTAGGAGGATGAAGAAAAACCTTTGCGTGTCGTGTCGCTTTGCCTGTGGTCGGTCTTTTGTCCCACTTTTTCCCCTCTTCTCTCCTCGAGCCGGTTCGGTTCGATTCAGTTTGGTTATTTGAgattctatttaaaattaatttgtatatcggttcggttcggttcggttcagttacCGTTTTACCTTTTGGTTAAGCAAGcaacggagaagaagaagaaaaccttTGCCTGTGGGTCATCTGTCACTTCTCTCTCCACTTCCCTGCCTTCTCGAGCCGGTTCAGATCGGTGCAATTCGGTTATTTGGGACTCTATTTAAGATTAATTTGTATATCGGTTCGATTCGATTTACCATTTCACCCTTTTCAGTTAAAtcaaacacatattttttttttttttataaaagtgtGACCAATTATTTCGGTCTGctcattttttttcaataattttggGGTCGCTGGGCTGTCAACCCCCAAAAAACTAGGGTTTTAAAAGGTTTCTTTTTTATCTTCCTATCTTCCTTCGCCagtctctctattctctcttgCTTGCGAAGATGAGCAGCGACAAGGACAACAACTTGAACATGTCTGCCGGTAATATTTCATATCTCTAGAACGACGCCtgattcttttgttttctattttagatTTATTGAAAATTGCTTATTCTTATTGTTGTTTGCTTTGTAGCTCTTAACGAGGAGGATCGAGCGGGGCTTGTCAACGCTcttaaggtgattttttttttttttcagtttgggGATTGTTTTCTCTTTCTGTGTCTGAGTCATATTTTTTGAGAACTGATTTGACTCAGATGATTCATAGCAATGGATTTTAtggattttaagtttaagaaCCGTCTCTGCATCTTTactttgctttgatgattttgtttcTGCATAACATTGAtttggttgttgttgttctgtctctgattttttttttttgtttcgttttgCACAGAACAAGTTGCAGAATTTGGCTGGACAACACTCAGATGTCCTTGAGAACTTGAGTCCTGCTGTCAGGAAGCGTGTTGAGGTTCTTAGAGACATTCAGGTTGATTATggtcttttttctctttttgcaTTTGGTTTGAAATCGTTTGCTCTAGTTACATTTTGGTAGAGTCCAGAGTTATTATATCTGATTCCTTATTTGTTTTGAACTGCAGAACCAACATGATGAAATCGAATCAAAGTTTTTCGAGGAGAGGGCAGCTCTAGAAGCTAAATATCAGAAACTGTATCAGCCTTTCTATACCAAGGTAATGCAAAATGATCTTTTCGATTCTGTGCTAATAAACGTTTTATTAATAACACTTTTCTCTTTTGctatttacttatatatattgatattgtTGTGTGTTCTTTCCGTTTTTTTGTATCCCTACTTGACTATAACTGATATTGATGCTTTTCTGCGTTCCAAACCTATTATCAGAAGAAGACAGATAGATACAAGTTTAGCAAGACTTCTCTCTGTCGTATGATTATAACTGAAGTTAATGTGTTTTTCTGCTTTCCTATCGCATTGATCACGTAAAACAGCGATTTGAGATTGTCACCGGTGTGGTTGAAGTTGAAGGTGCACCAGAAGAAGTAAAAACTGAACAAGGAGAAGACAAAGCTGCTGAAGGTGTGTGCTTACACTAAAACCTGATTATGTTTTTGGTTTCCAGTGATGGTGAAATCATGTTTTAATTGATTACAAAcatctgttttgttttttcgttCCCTGCAGAGAAAGGAGTGCCTGATTTCTGGCTTATTGCATTAAAGAACAATGAAATTACTGCTGAGGAGGTCCGTTCTTAggatactctttttttttttttttttttttttttttttataaggcGATTCTCTTAGTATTGATGTTTTTTGTTCCTCATATTCTAGATAACTGAGCGGGATGAAGGAGCTCTCAAGTATCTCAAAGACATCAAGTGGAACAGGGTTGAAGAACCAAAAGGGTTCAAGCTCGAGTTTTTCTTTGATGAGAACCCTTACTTCAAGAACACTGTCTTGACCAAGACGTATCACATGATTGATGAAGATGAGCCTATCCTTGAGAAGGCCATTGGGTATGATCTTTTGCTCTTCTTATCATTTGctatttttattacttaaaacaaGGAAGTCTTATTGATCCTTTATTAAATGTTATTCAGGACGGAGATTGAGTGGTATCCTGGAAAATGTTTGACTCAGAAGATCCTAAAAAAGAAGCCAAAGAAGGGATCCAAAAACACAAAGCCGATCACTAAGACTGAGGAGTGTGAGAGTTTCTTCAACTTTTTCAGTCCCCCTCAAGTTCCTGATGACGAGGAGGATCTTGATGATGACATGGTATGGCCATCCCCAAGATCAGCTTAAGTTTTTGATTTAGCACTTCATAATGCGTTATATGTTGACcatgataatttattattgcaCAGGCTGAAGAACTCCAAGCCCAAATGGAGCACGACTATGATATAGGGTCTGCAccttttttgtttcattttcggTTCTCTTCGTTGTTTAATTTAGTTCCATGATCTGAATCTGTCTGCTGTTTATCATGTAGATCAACCATTAAAGAGAAAATCATCTCGCATGCGGTGTCATGGTTCACTGGGGAAGCCGTTGACCCAGATGACCTTGAGATGGATGATGATGAGattgaggaagatgatgatgatgaggaggacgaggaagatgatgaggaggacgaagatgatgatgatgaggacgaggaagaagaacaagGAAAGAAAAGCAGAAAGAAGGTAATAATATGAGAGGTTAAATGGTTTTTACGTTCTGtttctattatataatttaaacctCTGAAGAGCCTTATTTTTGGGTTGGTTTCTGTTTGTTTTGTTGCAGTCATCAGCTGGGCACAAGGTTTGATAATCACTCTAAGTCAAGACCATATTGATCTCTTTGATGTTGAATATGTAAGTGATGTTGCTAACCtgagctttatttatttttctgtgaGCAGAAGTCTGGAAGAAGTCAGCTTGCGGAAGGTCAACAAGGTGAGAGACCACCCGAGTGTAAGCAGCAGTGAGGAGTTGCGCTTatttatgaagaagagaagaaagaaaagagtctGGTCTTTGTGAGACGAGGTCGTGTTTCTTAATATGGGGAGAATCATGGTCTTAGTTTATATGATTCAAGTATCAAGTTTTGGGTggtcgttttttttgttttttaaacaaaattgttctttggtttggtttgtgtcttattttttattttgtaatgtgTGGTCTCAATGAACTGGTCTGAATTATTGTCGATTTGGTCAAATTTTTACCCAATTTATTCCCATAATCATAAAATGCTGTGTTGGTATGGGAAATGACCGGTTAAATCAATTGATGTGTAAATTAGAAACTGCGTTAACCAATTTcgttttgaatttgaaaggtgCGAGTTTTCTAAAGAAAGTTCTCTGCGTGCGTGAACTGTTTTCTTTAGTTGTTGATTTTGGGCATGCTCTTGATTTAAGATTTGAAAGGTGCAATTCTTCactagttttaattttaattctatTATTATGATATCCGGTTACATATTCAATCAAAAGATATCTTGTCCTGGAGATAGAAGTTTCTTGGGATCAAACAGATCTTTCCTCTTGGAAAAATCACTCCACTTTGTTCCAAAATGCTCAACCCAATCTTCTTTTCTGGTGTAATGCATCAGGTACTGCTTAATCTTAATGCCAGAGTCCTTGCAAACCCTAATTATACTGTCGTTTAAGCTTTCCACTTCTGGCACATTCTGTGGGGTAGCTGATTGTAGTATTCCGATTATATAGACTACATCTTCTTCATCTGTTACCATCGCCGACATACGATTGTCCCATctatataataacaataaaaatcattatatcaacACTTGTTGTGCTTGAAGAAAACTATGATTAGAAAGCTTACTTGTTTCGGTTTGAGGGATACAGGAGAGTAAGGCCAGAGGTCGAGTTCTGCTTGAGAAGAATGTCTTTGACAACACCGTTATGGAAATCGAGTATCTGAGACTTAGGGACGTAGAGGTTAAGCCATGGATGAGGAACTTCCCATAGACCCAAAGATCTGAGTTTATCTTCTTCGGCTTTTACACGGTTCAAGAAATCGAAGTAGGCCACGTCGTGCATGGATATGAACCCGGGCAGGTAACTTAGGGTTCTAGTTAACATGTCAACCACctacaaaaataaactaaatttgaTTATGTGTATGTGCATGTGGTGCAAtgatgatgaatgttttgatgTGGTAATGATGATACATGGAAGAAACGACCATAGTGTGTTGTGTAACTATGTGTATAGAAtttcaacccaaaaaaaaaaaagtatgtgtataaaatgaaaatttataaatgtagtAGTACCTGGCCAATGATGGGAAGTGTAGGATCATCATAAAACTTGGCTACTTCAAGAACATATATGATACCGTGGCTCTTCACTAAATCAGCGATTTTAGATTGATTAGACTGTGGAAAAAAAGAGGTGTCTACGACGCCGTTTGACATGAATAGTTGACCTTCTAAATAATCAACTCCAGCATCATCGGCCATTGATATCAAACGTTCTTGGTCCTTTGTAAAAGCTGTGAAGTCACTGTACAGCATTCGAAACCATTTCGCCTACATAGAAATTAGCACTCACAAATATATAACGATGACAGAAATCATCAAAATAGGAAAAAGTGCGTCGTACTCTAAATAGAAAGATTGACTTCATGAATGAATTATCTCCGACACTacttaaaacttaatataacttgaaaactttaaattatttgatatttaacAATGACGAtgtaaacacacaaatttttttatattactattgccaaatataaaataatttaatattttgaaattataataagttgtaagtagtgttgaaaattat
This genomic stretch from Brassica napus cultivar Da-Ae chromosome C9, Da-Ae, whole genome shotgun sequence harbors:
- the LOC106407129 gene encoding casein kinase 1-like protein 5, whose product is MEPRFGNKFRLGRKIGSGSFGEIYLGTDVQTNEEVAIKLESVKTAHPQLSYESRIYRVVQGGTGIPNIKWFGAEGDYNVLVMDLLGPSLEDLFGYCNRKFTLKTVLMLADQMINRLEFIHSKSYLHRDIKPDNFLMGLGRRSNQVYIIDFGLAKKFRDSSTHRHIPYRENKSLIGTPRYASLNTHIGIEQSRRDDVESLGYILMYFLMGSLPWQGLKAGNKKQKYDKISEKKVSTSIETLCRGHPTEFASYFHYCRSLRFDDKPDYAYLKRLFRNLFIREGFQFDFVFDWTVLKYQQSQQPGNPSPRANDGGVGTSSGFNPAASNAEKRPDFPNQRTNLDLNLKQKTKNVNESATAKDKLVPGSFLGRSEGSSSRRVVDSSSREPFSGGSDNANYESALKGIDGLRINSKAGDETAALPQSNGDDTTPRVEPKAKLSA
- the LOC106409476 gene encoding cytokinin dehydrogenase 2 gives rise to the protein MADLPLMITLMTVLIYLLPSCIKSSEIILPKSLNLTLLTDPSAISAASHDFGNITTVIPGGVICPSSPAEISRLLSYASNGERKFQVAARGQGHSLKGQAAVLNGVIVNMTCLAGVVISDDMKYADVAGGTLWVDVLKNTAEKGVSPVSWTDYLHVSIGGTLSNAGIGGEVFRNGPQISNVLELDVITGKGEMLACSSQLNSELFYGVLGGLGQFGIITRARIVLNHAPKRAKWFRMLYSDFTAFTKDQERLISMADDAGVDYLEGQLFMSNGVVDTSFFPQSNQSKIADLVKSHGIIYVLEVAKFYDDPTLPIIGQVVDMLTRTLSYLPGFISMHDVAYFDFLNRVKAEEDKLRSLGLWEVPHPWLNLYVPKSQILDFHNGVVKDILLKQNSTSGLTLLYPSNRNKWDNRMSAMVTDEEDVVYIIGILQSATPQNVPEVESLNDSIIRVCKDSGIKIKQYLMHYTRKEDWVEHFGTKWSDFSKRKDLFDPKKLLSPGQDIF
- the LOC106411367 gene encoding nucleosome assembly protein 1;2-like isoform X1; this encodes MSSDKDNNLNMSAALNEEDRAGLVNALKNKLQNLAGQHSDVLENLSPAVRKRVEVLRDIQNQHDEIESKFFEERAALEAKYQKLYQPFYTKRFEIVTGVVEVEGAPEEVKTEQGEDKAAEEKGVPDFWLIALKNNEITAEEITERDEGALKYLKDIKWNRVEEPKGFKLEFFFDENPYFKNTVLTKTYHMIDEDEPILEKAIGTEIEWYPGKCLTQKILKKKPKKGSKNTKPITKTEECESFFNFFSPPQVPDDEEDLDDDMAEELQAQMEHDYDIGSTIKEKIISHAVSWFTGEAVDPDDLEMDDDEIEEDDDDEEDEEDDEEDEDDDDEDEEEEQGKKSRKKSSAGHKKSGRSQLAEGQQGERPPECKQQ
- the LOC106411367 gene encoding nucleosome assembly protein 1;2-like isoform X2 is translated as MSSDKDNNLNMSAALNEEDRAGLVNALKNKLQNLAGQHSDVLENLSPAVRKRVEVLRDIQNQHDEIESKFFEERAALEAKYQKLYQPFYTKRFEIVTGVVEVEGAPEEVKTEQGEDKAAEEKGVPDFWLIALKNNEITAEEITERDEGALKYLKDIKWNRVEEPKGFKLEFFFDENPYFKNTVLTKTYHMIDEDEPILEKAIGTEIEWYPGKCLTQKILKKKPKKGSKNTKPITKTEECESFFNFFSPPQVPDDEEDLDDDMAEELQAQMEHDYDIGSTIKEKIISHAVSWFTGEAVDPDDLEMDDDEIEEDDDDEEDEEDDEEDEDDDDEDEEEEQGKKSRKKKSGRSQLAEGQQGERPPECKQQ